Proteins encoded by one window of Cervus canadensis isolate Bull #8, Minnesota chromosome 18, ASM1932006v1, whole genome shotgun sequence:
- the OSGIN1 gene encoding oxidative stress-induced growth inhibitor 1 — MSNHRKDHLGACSSEPLPVIIIGNGPSGICLSYLLSGYTPYVRPDAIHPHPLLQRKLSEAPGVSIMDQDLDYLSEGLEGRCQSPVALLFDALLRPDTDFGGSVESVLTWRHQKERAIPHLVLGRNPPGGAWHSIEGSMVTLSQGEWMGLPDLQVKDWMCKKRRGLRNSRATAGDIAHYYSDYVIKKDLSHNFVSNAVVTAVEWGTPEPSSPGARDPSPLFQVSGFVTTEDQSQQSFSLSARNIVLATGTSDSPARLGVPGEALPFVHHDLSALEAATRAGTVSPSSDPVLIIGAGLSAADAVLYARHYNVPVIHAFRRPVDDPGLVFNQLPKMLYPEYHKVHQMMREQSILSPSPYEGYRSLPEHQLLLLKEDRQAVFRDPQGLQKVFGVALVLVLIGSHPDLSFLPGAGADLAVDPDQPLSAKRNPIEVDPFTYQSIHQEGLYAVGPLAGDNFVRFVQGGALAVASSLLRKEARKPP; from the exons ATGAGCAACCACAGGAAGGACCACCTTGGTGCCTGCAGCTCAGAGCCCCTCCCGGTCATCATCATTG GCAATGGTCCCTCGGGCATCTGCCTGTCCTACCTGCTCTCAGGCTACACCCCCTACGTGAGGCCGGATGCCATCCACCCGCACCCCCTGCTGCAGAGGAAGCTCTCAGAGGCACCAGGGGTCTCCATCATGGACCAG GACCTAGACTACCTGTCCGAAGGCCTGGAAGGCCGGTGCCAAAGCCCTGTGGCCCTGCTCTTTGACGCCCTCCTGCGGCCAGACACAGACTTTGGGGGCAGCGTGGAGTCTGTCCTCACCTGGAGGCACCAGAAGGAGCGAGCCATCCCCCATCTGGTCCTGGGCCGGAACCCGCCTGGGGGCGCCTGGCAT TCCATTGAAGGCTCCATGGTGACCCTGAGCCAAGGCGAGTGGATGGGGCTCCCCGACCTGCAGGTCAAGGACTGGATGTGCAAGAAGCGCAG AGGTCTTCGCAATAGCCGGGCCACGGCCGGCGACATCGCCCACTACTACAGCGACTACGTGATCAAGAAGGACCTGAGCCACAACTTCGTGTCCAACGCCGTGGTCACGGCCGTGGAGTGGGGGACGCCCGAGCCCAGCAGCCCTGGGGCCCGGGACCCCAGCCCGCTCTTCCAGGTGAGCGGCTTCGTGACCACCGAGGACCAGAGCCAGCAGTCCTTCTCCCTGAGTGCCCGCAACATAGTCCTGGCCACAGGCACGTCCGACAGCCCGGCCCGCCTCGGCGTCCCTGGGGAGGCCCTGCCCTTCGTCCACCACGACCTGTCGGCCCTGGAGGCAGCCACGCGGGCAGGCACAGTGTCCCCGTCCTCGGACCCTGTCCTCATCATCGGGGCGGGGCTGTCGGCCGCAGACGCGGTCCTCTACGCCCGCCACTACAACGTCCCTGTGATCCACGCCTTCCGCCGGCCCGTGGACGACCCCGGCCTGGTGTTCAACCAGCTGCCCAAGATGCTCTACCCCGAGTACCACAAGGTTCACCAGATGATGCGCGAGCAGTCCATCCTGTCGCCCAGCCCCTACGAGGGCTACCGCAGCCTCCCGGAGCACCAGCTGCTGCTCCTCAAGGAGGACCGCCAGGCCGTGTTCCGCGACCCCCAGGGCCTCCAGAAGGTCTTCGGCGTGGCCCTGGTGCTGGTGCTCATCGGCTCCCACCCCGATCTGTCCTTCCTCCCGGGGGCAGGCGCCGACCTCGCCGTGGACCCTGACCAGCCCCTGAGCGCCAAGAGGAACCCCATTGAGGTGGACCCCTTCACCTACCAGagcatccaccaggagggtctgTACGCCGTGGGGCCGCTGGCCGGGGACAACTTTGTGCGCTTCGTGCAGGGCGGGGCCCTGGCCGTGGCCAGCTCCCTGCTGCGGAAGGAGGCCAGGAAGCCACCCTAG
- the LOC122420972 gene encoding oxidative stress-induced growth inhibitor 1-like: MSNHRKDHLGACSSEPLPVIIIGNGPSGICLSYLLSGYTPYVRPDAIHPHPLLQRKLSEAPGVSIMDQDLDYLSEGLEGRCQSPVALLFDALLRPDTDFGGSVESVLTWRHQKERAIPHLVLGRNPPGGAWHSIEGSMVTLSQGEWMGLPDLQVKDWMCKKRRGLRNSRATAGDIAHYYSDYVIKKDLSHNFVSNAVVTAVEWGTPEPSSPGARDPSPLFQVSGFVTTEDQSQQSFSLSARNIVLATGTSDSPARLGVPGEALPFVHHDLSALEAATRAGTVSPTSDPVLIIGAGLSAADAVLYARHYNVPVIHAFRRPVDDPGLVFNQLPKMLYPEYHKVHQMMREQSILSPSPYEGYRSLPEHQLLLLKEDRQAVFRDPQGLQKVFGVALVLVLIGSHPDLSFLPGAGADLAVDPDQPLSAKRNPIEVDPFTYQSIHQEGLYAVGPLAGDNFVRFVQGGALAVASSLLRKEARKPP, from the exons ATGAGCAACCACAGGAAGGACCACCTTGGTGCCTGCAGCTCAGAGCCCCTCCCAGTCATCATCATTG GCAATGGTCCCTCGGGCATCTGCCTGTCCTACCTGCTCTCAGGCTACACCCCCTACGTGAGGCCGGATGCCATCCACCCGCACCCCCTGCTGCAGAGGAAGCTCTCAGAGGCACCAGGGGTCTCCATCATGGACCAG GACCTAGACTACCTGTCCGAAGGCCTGGAAGGCCGGTGCCAAAGCCCTGTGGCCCTGCTCTTTGACGCCCTCCTGCGGCCAGACACAGACTTTGGGGGCAGCGTGGAGTCTGTCCTCACCTGGAGGCACCAGAAGGAGCGAGCCATCCCCCATCTGGTCCTGGGCCGGAACCCGCCTGGGGGCGCCTGGCAT TCCATTGAAGGCTCCATGGTGACCCTGAGCCAAGGCGAGTGGATGGGGCTCCCCGACCTGCAGGTCAAGGACTGGATGTGCAAGAAGCGCAG AGGTCTTCGCAATAGCCGGGCCACGGCCGGCGACATCGCCCACTACTACAGCGACTACGTGATCAAGAAGGACCTGAGCCACAACTTCGTGTCCAACGCCGTGGTCACGGCCGTGGAGTGGGGGACGCCCGAGCCCAGCAGCCCTGGGGCCCGGGACCCCAGCCCGCTCTTCCAGGTGAGCGGCTTCGTGACCACCGAGGACCAGAGCCAGCAGTCCTTCTCCCTGAGTGCCCGCAACATAGTCCTGGCCACAGGCACGTCCGACAGCCCGGCCCGCCTCGGCGTCCCTGGGGAGGCCCTGCCCTTCGTCCACCACGACCTGTCGGCCCTGGAGGCAGCCACGCGGGCAGGCACGGTGTCCCCGACCTCGGACCCTGTCCTCATCATCGGGGCGGGGCTGTCGGCCGCAGACGCGGTCCTCTACGCCCGCCACTACAACGTCCCTGTGATCCACGCCTTCCGCCGGCCCGTGGACGACCCCGGCCTGGTGTTCAACCAGCTGCCCAAGATGCTCTACCCCGAGTACCACAAGGTTCACCAGATGATGCGCGAGCAGTCCATCCTGTCGCCCAGCCCCTACGAGGGCTACCGCAGCCTCCCGGAGCACCAGCTGCTGCTCCTCAAGGAGGACCGCCAGGCCGTGTTCCGCGACCCCCAGGGCCTCCAGAAGGTCTTCGGCGTGGCCCTGGTGCTGGTGCTCATCGGCTCCCACCCCGATCTGTCCTTCCTCCCGGGGGCAGGCGCCGACCTCGCCGTGGACCCTGACCAGCCCCTGAGCGCCAAGAGGAACCCCATTGAGGTGGACCCCTTCACCTACCAGagcatccaccaggagggtctgTACGCCGTGGGGCCGCTGGCCGGGGACAACTTTGTGCGCTTCGTGCAGGGCGGGGCCCTGGCCGTGGCCAGCTCCCTGCTGCGGAAGGAGGCCAGGAAGCCACCCTAG